A portion of the Manihot esculenta cultivar AM560-2 chromosome 2, M.esculenta_v8, whole genome shotgun sequence genome contains these proteins:
- the LOC110609301 gene encoding dihydroorotase, mitochondrial isoform X2 produces MELTLTRPDDWHLHLRDNELLEAVVPHSASHFGRAIVMPNLKPPVTTTAAALAYRESILKALPPNSNFTPLMTLYLTDSTSPDEIKLARRSGVIYAVKLYPAGATTNSQDGVTDLFGKCLPVLEEMVEQNMPLLVHGEVTDPNVDVFDREKVFIETVLRPLIKRLPRLKVVMEHITTMDAAKFVESCDDGFVAATVTPQHLVLNRNALFQGGLQPHSYCLPVLKRETHRQAIVSAVTSGSKKFFLGTDSAPHERKKKECPCGCAGIYNAPVALSLYAKIFEEAGALDKLEAFTSFNGPDFYGLPRNTSHIKLTKTSWKVPEAFSFSFGDIVPMFAGETLEWQSSCV; encoded by the exons ATGGAACTCACTCTAACACGTCCCGACGATTGGCATCTTCACCTTCGCGACAATGAACTTCTCGAAGCTGTTGTCCCTCACAG TGCTAGTCATTTTGGAAGAGCAATCGTGATGCCAAATTTGAAACCCCCCGTTACTACTACTGCTGCTGCTCTGGCTTACCGAGAATCTATATTGAAAGCGCTGCCGCCCAACAGCAACTTTACTCCACTGATGACCCTTTATTTGACAGATTCAACCAGTCCAGATGAGATCAAGCTCGCAA GAAGGAGTGGAGTTATTTATGCTGTAAAGTTGTATCCAGCTGGTGCTACCACAAATTCTCAAGATGGTGTTACTGATCTTTTTGGGAAATGTCTTCCTGTGCTCGAGGAGATGGTGGAACAAAATATGCCTTTGCTG GTTCATGGGGAGGTGACAGATCCTAATGTTGATGTATTTGACCGTGAGAAAGTCTTCATTGAGACCGTCCTGCGGCCCTTAATCAAAAGGCTTCCACGTCTAAAGGTTGTGATGGAGCATATCACTACAATGGATGCTGCCAAGTTTGTTGAGTCCTGTGATGATG GGTTTGTGGCAGCAACAGTTACTCCTCAGCATCTTGTTCTCAATAGAAATGCTCTCTTCCAAGGAGGGTTGCAACCACACAGTTACTGTCTTCCAGTACTCAAAAGGGAAACCCATA GACAAGCAATTGTTTCAGCAGTGACTAGTGGAAGTAAAAAATTTTTCCTTGGGACTGATAGTGCTCCtcatgaaagaaagaaaaaagaatgtcCTTGTGGATGTGCTGGAATTTATAATGCTCCTGTTGCATTGTCACTGTATGCCAAGATTTTCGAAGAG GCTGGTGCGCTTGATAAGCTAGAGGCATTTACGAGCTTTAATGGACCAGACTTCTATGGACTTCCAAGGAACACATCACACATCAAGTTGACCAAGACCTCATGGAAGGTGCCAGAAgctttttcattttcatttggaGACATCGTACCAATGTTTGCAGGAGAAACACTTGAGTGGCAGTCATCCTGTGTCTGA
- the LOC110609301 gene encoding dihydroorotase, mitochondrial isoform X1, producing the protein MIKTSVLHLKAFQFPSCEIRRFRNLKCKASNMELTLTRPDDWHLHLRDNELLEAVVPHSASHFGRAIVMPNLKPPVTTTAAALAYRESILKALPPNSNFTPLMTLYLTDSTSPDEIKLARRSGVIYAVKLYPAGATTNSQDGVTDLFGKCLPVLEEMVEQNMPLLVHGEVTDPNVDVFDREKVFIETVLRPLIKRLPRLKVVMEHITTMDAAKFVESCDDGFVAATVTPQHLVLNRNALFQGGLQPHSYCLPVLKRETHRQAIVSAVTSGSKKFFLGTDSAPHERKKKECPCGCAGIYNAPVALSLYAKIFEEAGALDKLEAFTSFNGPDFYGLPRNTSHIKLTKTSWKVPEAFSFSFGDIVPMFAGETLEWQSSCV; encoded by the exons ATGATAAAGACTTCAGTTCTGCATCTCAAA GCATTTCAGTTCCCATCTTGTGAGATTAGAAGGTTTAGGAATTTAAAGTGCAAAGCATCCAATATGGAACTCACTCTAACACGTCCCGACGATTGGCATCTTCACCTTCGCGACAATGAACTTCTCGAAGCTGTTGTCCCTCACAG TGCTAGTCATTTTGGAAGAGCAATCGTGATGCCAAATTTGAAACCCCCCGTTACTACTACTGCTGCTGCTCTGGCTTACCGAGAATCTATATTGAAAGCGCTGCCGCCCAACAGCAACTTTACTCCACTGATGACCCTTTATTTGACAGATTCAACCAGTCCAGATGAGATCAAGCTCGCAA GAAGGAGTGGAGTTATTTATGCTGTAAAGTTGTATCCAGCTGGTGCTACCACAAATTCTCAAGATGGTGTTACTGATCTTTTTGGGAAATGTCTTCCTGTGCTCGAGGAGATGGTGGAACAAAATATGCCTTTGCTG GTTCATGGGGAGGTGACAGATCCTAATGTTGATGTATTTGACCGTGAGAAAGTCTTCATTGAGACCGTCCTGCGGCCCTTAATCAAAAGGCTTCCACGTCTAAAGGTTGTGATGGAGCATATCACTACAATGGATGCTGCCAAGTTTGTTGAGTCCTGTGATGATG GGTTTGTGGCAGCAACAGTTACTCCTCAGCATCTTGTTCTCAATAGAAATGCTCTCTTCCAAGGAGGGTTGCAACCACACAGTTACTGTCTTCCAGTACTCAAAAGGGAAACCCATA GACAAGCAATTGTTTCAGCAGTGACTAGTGGAAGTAAAAAATTTTTCCTTGGGACTGATAGTGCTCCtcatgaaagaaagaaaaaagaatgtcCTTGTGGATGTGCTGGAATTTATAATGCTCCTGTTGCATTGTCACTGTATGCCAAGATTTTCGAAGAG GCTGGTGCGCTTGATAAGCTAGAGGCATTTACGAGCTTTAATGGACCAGACTTCTATGGACTTCCAAGGAACACATCACACATCAAGTTGACCAAGACCTCATGGAAGGTGCCAGAAgctttttcattttcatttggaGACATCGTACCAATGTTTGCAGGAGAAACACTTGAGTGGCAGTCATCCTGTGTCTGA
- the LOC110604904 gene encoding polygalacturonase, whose protein sequence is MARLVFFFFIFLAWHFNSSFAQTNYYNVLRYGAKPNGVTDSTNALFDAWLAACGSKGSSMIYVPKGRYLVGSLLFKGPCKSPDITIQIDGTLVAPTGYQHLGQAGNWLSFYGVAGVSIVGGALDAKGRHLWDCKAAGSNCPTGASTLSFTNAKNIKIKRLFSLNSQMFHIVLNGCHNVKIEGVKVKAPGNSPNTDGIHVQFATDVVILNSSIKTGDDCISIGPGTKNLWIEGIQCGPGHGISIGSLANEMDEEGVQNVTIKRTIFRNASNGFRIKSWARPSNGFVERIRFKRAIMYNVQNPIIIDQNYCPHNLNCPNQVSGIKINDVIYRGIRGISATPVAIKFDCSSKFPCSKIRLYNVNLTYPNQTAHSSCVNVLGDTIGIVKPSGCL, encoded by the exons ATGGCAAGAttagtcttcttcttcttcattttcttgGCCTGGCACTTCAACTCATCATTTGCCCAAACAAACTATTACAACGTCTTACGTTATGGAGCGAAACCAAATGGAGTAACCGATTCAACCAATGCCTTATTTGATGCATGGCTTGCAGCCTGTGGCTCTAAAGGTTCAAGCATGATTTACGTCCCTAAAGGAAGGTATTTGGTTGGCTCTCTGCTCTTTAAAGGTCCTTGCAAAAGCCCTGATATCACCATTCAGATTGATGGGACGCTGGTGGCTCCAACGGGTTATCAACATCTTGGTCAAGCTGGCAATTGGCTTAGCTTCTATGGAGTTGCTGGTGTTTCCATTGTGGGTGGAGCACTTGATGCTAAGGGACGCCACTTGTGGGATTGCAAAGCTGCAGGCAGCAACTGCCCTACAGGCGCTTCG ACACTGAGCTTTACCAACGCAAAGAACATAAAGATCAAACGCTTATTTTCACTAAACAGCCAGATGTTTCACATCGTGCTTAATGGCTGCCATAATGTGAAAATTGAAGGGGTCAAAGTGAAAGCTCCTGGAAATAGCCCGAACACAGATGGCATTCATGTGCAATTTGCTACTGATGTTGTGATATTGAACTCTTCGATTAAAACAGGAGATGATTGCATCTCCATCGGCCCTGGAACTAAGAACTTGTGGATTGAAGGAATTCAATGCGGCCCTGGTCATGGCATTAG CATCGGAAGCTTAGCAAATGAAATGGATGAAGAAGGAGTTCAAAATGTAACCATCAAGAGAACAATTTTTAGAAATGCTTCAAATGGATTCAGGATCAAATCATGGGCTAGGCCAAGCAATGGATTTGTTGAAAGAATTCGATTCAAGCGGGCTATTATGTATAATGTTCAAAATCCTATTATTATTGATCAAAATTATTGTCCTCACAATTTAAATTGTCCTAATCAG GTTTCaggtataaaaattaatgatgtAATATATCGAGGAATTAGAGGAATCTCAGCTACACCAGTGGCTATAAAATTTGATTGCAGTTCTAAATTCCCCTGCAGTAAGATTAGATTGTACAACGTAAATTTAACTTACCCAAATCAAACCGCTCATTCATCATGCGTTAATGTGTTGGGGGATACCATCGGCATAGTTAAACCCTCTGGCTGCTTATAA
- the LOC110609302 gene encoding light-harvesting complex-like protein 3 isotype 2, chloroplastic yields the protein MSISMALFSPPPPTHLLRSLSSKPSVTHKPSLFFRNTNPILFSSPKASTENGAGISAAVEEPKAEQKVAEPAASMETEQSSLGSNGAVADAGVKLESKFVDPRWIGGTWDLKQFQKDGKTDWDAVIDAEARRRKWLEGNPESSSNEDLVVFDTSIIPWWAWIKRYHLPEAELLNGRAAMIGFFMAYFVDSLTGVGLVDQMSNFFCKTLLFIAVAGVLLIRKNEDIETLKKLLDETTFYDKQWQATWQDETPSSSKTE from the exons ATGTCAATTTCAATGGCACTGTTCTCTCCTCCCCCGCCTACCCACCTCTTGCGATCCCTCTCTTCCAAACCAAGTGTTACCCACAAACCTTCTCTCTTTTTTAGAAACACAAACCCTATCCTTTTCTCGTCTCCAAAAGCCTCCACGGAGAACGGTGCTGGAATTTCAGCCGCCGTAGAGGAACCAAAAGCGGAGCAAAAGGTTGCCGAGCCTGCTGCCTCTATGGAGACTGAACAGAGCTCTTTGGGGTCTAATGGAGCGGTGGCGGATGCAGGGGTGAAGCTGGAAAGTAAGTTTGTGGACCCTAGATGGATTGGAGGTACTTGGGACTTGAAGCAATTTCAGAAAGATGGGAAAACTGATTGGGATGCTGTTATTGATGCTG AGGCTAGGAGGAGAAAATGGCTTGAGGGTAATCCAGAATCATCCAGCAATGAAGATCTTGTAGTTTTCGACACCTCAATCATTCCATGGTGGGCGTGGATAAAAAGATACCATCTACCTGAAGCAGAACTACTTAATG GCCGTGCTGCGATGATCGGGTTCTTTATGGCTTACTTTGTGGATAGTTTGACCGGTGTTGGTCTAGTTGATCAAATGAGCAACTTCTTCTGCAAGACATTATTGTTCATAGCTGTGGCTGGAGTACTTCTAATCCGAAAGAATGAGGATATAGAAACTCTAAAAAAGTTGCTGGACGAGACAACCTTTTATGACAAGCAATGGCAAGCAACCTGGCAGGATGAGACCCCTAGCAGTTCCAAAACTGAGTAG